A stretch of the Argentina anserina chromosome 6, drPotAnse1.1, whole genome shotgun sequence genome encodes the following:
- the LOC126801005 gene encoding AUGMIN subunit 2, giving the protein MSMGNDSTWVGKKPLRRIGGMSDALSIASDLGFSVAAAPTPEELHNWSSTGEGDDLIRVLRELTSLQRKIADLQVELQGRKDDKNVSHLTHVSEMEKKCETLSRITTILKDVIQNKDRIIARLQQPYSLDCIPVEAEYQKQFSELLMKAASDYGALTASVADFQWSQTFKEPPSVWGEMLRPIPVALASCTRFFEAMSAMRESFATLQQLRVGHSDTPSPITPAKDSRRVPGVPDCVTPPTWKTEPSFDDLAIKSASRLDIKHQEAEDESELDSSNRRRLSWPPSVTKAAT; this is encoded by the exons ATGTCGATGGGGAATGATAGCACTTGGGTGGGGAAGAAGCCTCTGAGACGCATCGGAGGAATGTCCGATGCTCTCTCTATTGCTTCCGATCTCGGCTTCTCAGTCGCCGCTGCTCCTACTCCG GAAGAGCTTCATAACTGGTCCAGTACTGGTGAAGGTGATGACTTGATAAGAGTTCTCAGGGAACTTACAAGTTTGCAAAGGAAAATAGCAGACCTCCAAGTTGAACTTCAAGGCAGAAAG GATGACAAGAATGTTTCACATTTGACACACGTGAGCGAAATGGAGAAGAAGTGTGAAACTCTATCAAGGATAACTACAATATTAAAAGATGTCATTCAGAACAAG GATCGTATCATTGCTCGTCTCCAACAACCATATTCACTCGATTGCATTCCAGTGGAAGCAGAATATCAG AAACAATTCTCTGAATTACTGATGAAGGCTGCTAGTGATTATGGAGCATTAACAGCATCAGTTGCCGATTTCCAGTGGAGCCAAACATTTAAGGAGCCTCCTTCAGTATGGGGG GAAATGCTTCGTCCAATTCCTGTTGCCTTAGCTTCATGCACCCGATTTTTCGAAGCAATGTCTGCTATGAGGGAGTCATTTGCAACGCTTCAACAACTCAGAGTAGGTCATTCTGATACCCCTTCACCTATAACACCAGCCAAGGATTCCAGAAGAGTACCAGGGGTTCCCGATTGTGTAACTCCACCTACTTGGAAAACTGAACCTAGTTTTGATGACCTGGCTATCAAAAGCGCAAGTAGGCTGGATATCAAGCATCAAGAAGCAGAGGATGAAAGTGAGCTGGACAGCTCTAACCGTAGGAGATTGTCATGGCCCCCTTCAGTTACAAAGGCTGCTACTTAA